A single window of Leptolyngbya ohadii IS1 DNA harbors:
- a CDS encoding VOC family protein: MSLRPFHVAFPVTDLEATRHFYETVLGCSVGRNSDRWIDFNLFGHQITAHLAPPNSGVSTNPVDGKSVPVQHWGVILEMQEWQALADRLRQQGIQFVIEPYIRFKGEIGEQATMFFLDPSGNALEFKAFADDRSIFAR; the protein is encoded by the coding sequence ATGAGTCTTCGTCCGTTTCACGTTGCTTTTCCCGTCACTGATCTGGAGGCAACCCGTCATTTCTATGAAACTGTATTGGGCTGCTCGGTCGGGCGAAATTCCGATCGCTGGATTGATTTTAATCTGTTTGGGCACCAAATCACGGCACATTTAGCTCCCCCGAATTCCGGCGTCTCCACAAATCCAGTAGACGGCAAAAGCGTTCCGGTACAGCATTGGGGCGTCATTCTAGAGATGCAGGAATGGCAGGCACTTGCCGATCGCCTGAGGCAGCAGGGCATTCAGTTTGTCATCGAACCCTATATCCGCTTCAAGGGCGAAATTGGAGAACAGGCGACGATGTTCTTTCTCGACCCTAGTGGGAATGCGCTGGAGTTTAAGGCATTTGCAGACGATCGATCGATTTTTGCCCGTTAA